The genomic interval TTTCCCAACAATTAAACTACAGTGAAATGCAAAAGAATGTTGTCATCATCCTTAAAATTGACTGCACACCATGGTGGATAAGCTATCAATTAAAAAGCCACAAATAtgtttatcaaaataaaataaagactatTTCCCATTCAAGGCCTTTACATGGGGTATATCACCATGGTAACTATGTTTAACGGGTTAGATGGTTGGAGCAGGTTATGTTCATGCGATTGGCTTGAAACATAATCAAAAACACCAGCTTTGACCATAAacctctgtggaaaaaaaagtgttgtctGTATCCATTCCTTAGTATCCCCTGGAGCTTGGGGGTGTTTACAGGGTGAATATTACTTAAAACCGAATTAATTGTGGTTTGCATCTGAAGAACACTATATGACCGCCACCGATCATACGTTGcaagaaaaaagtaatgaatACTTggaagattttcttttttaatactcatttcatttaatcaCAAATAGACAAAACCTTCTGCTTAAACTACTCGCAAACAATCAATTGCACTTTCATGTCTTTGAGCACAAATGTTTGAACCATTCACAGGCTTGTGTTCACAGGTCATTCACTCTTCCGGTCTCAACTGGGTTAAGGTCTGAACTCTGGACTCGGCATtccacaaaaatgaatttctccGCTTGAAACCATCTGTTGTTGATTTACTACATGTGttttttgggtcattgtccttgTGGCATCACCCATTTTCTTTTAAGATTCAGGTTGAAGCTGCTACCATGACATTGTCCCGTAAAACAATTTCGTCTGTTACAATTCACAAAATATGGAAACACCTTACATTGCACAATATATAATCAGGTTATATTAAAAATTGTATATTAAACAGTCCAGGTCACAGCAGCTGCAAGTCCGTAAATagtgttttaaaagtttatcTTTTTAGGGGAGCTTCTCTCTTTGGGcttgtttttactttaaaagAAATATCAATGATGGGTGTCCTCTCTTTCATACATACACCAGTGAAATGcatgaaacataaacataaaacaagaacaGGCCACACAGCTAAACAATGCTCACAATTTGCATATAAATTATACCTAGTGCCCTCTGATTACTACAGACCTAGATTGATCTAActatatcaagcctggtcttgaaaatcctaGAGTTCCTGGTTCTCCCTGATTCTGTCAATATAATTTAGTCAAAATGACTTCAAAGGGACTGTTTCCTTCATTTACAACACTCAAGTGGTCTTATGGGTACAGGGGCACTCTTTTTTGACAGTGGGAGCACAGCACTCAATCTATGTTcagtggaaacaaaaaaacaaaagcacgaTACTCCTCTTTGTGGCTCATACTGCCAGTGAAGAAGGCCCCTTGGTTACAGTTGGCAGGAAGCGCATCCGGGTACTTTATCCGTGCTCCGCACTACTGAACTTCGGTTTGGATTCGCACTCCAAGATGGAGGCATGCTCGCTATGCGCACTCGGAGCATGGAAGTGTGctgtttgggacacagccaaagtttgtttacgctaaaccggaagttctgcacatattcCGCGCAAGGCACCATGGGACtttggaatattgtggataagtgcatcataaggtacaataatggtgcaaagcattatgttttccacatataaagtttctgtttgaatttgagcaggctcctctttgttgtgatgatgagtctattttaatggataaatcccctgtagcctcattgatattttttctgtcaacggagggttcaccccaacaaactgatgaggtatacagacttaatagagtacaacagaaagcgaaaatcctcctcttctgacgaacctcctgtgtattgttttatttaaagggatatgatttaggccatatttgaatttgcacctggctattttatattttgtttatttctattggacaagcatttacaattttatatttttgacatttggatttttacgttcatcttgctctgcttatttcaacattaaatcagattatatgaagtaactcagtacttgagtagtcttttcacaagatactttcttactcttactcaagtaattatttggatgactacttttacttctacttgagtcattattattttaaagtaacaatacctttacttgagtacagtttttggctactTTACCCACCTCTGCTACTTCTATAGATAGTGAGcaacaaatggaaaaacatgCTAAAGTAAATGAACTCACACAGAGTGGGTGGAACAGGAGAACTCAGGCCTCATTGCAGAATAGCCTACAATACataccccacctcccaccatgAAATCTATTATAGGGAGCTATTATGAATCTTTAGTGTGATCAAAACATAAATGGGCTATACAGtaagtatattttatatttttagtattatattttatttaattcacagTATATTAGCATCAACAGTAACtgtcatgtttatttaatggGTGAGACATTCCTACAGTATGGTAGCCTCTACTTTACATTTTGTCCCTTTTTTACTCCATTCTGGTTGTTGTGCACTACCATTGTCTCAGATGGAAACATGCATGCCTTGTTTGTAGAAAtctcagcattaaaatgttaaaatactaaacatgtacatttttttcagaatttaaaatagttacattatttttttatccttcaaaaataattagcCACCAAACATGGGGCTGAGTATAttcaattcccaccctaattctGAATCCCCCATTACTATACAGCTGCTCAATCCCTCACACATGGTGTCTCCAGCCTGCTTGTTCTCACTCCCCAGCCTACAGCCAGCTCACATTAGCTGAGTCAAAGGAACACGTCTCATATGCAGCCTTGGCATGCAgtccacaaacactcacacaaactgtttttgtgaacttgtagttttgaaaaatgtgttaaaccTTTGACAGCcctcatttttaaactgtgttaaACTGTGAATAGTACTTCTGACAAGCCTTTTAAAATATGGAGGCCCAAGATTTCCTATTTAGAGTAATCTGCAATCATGCATCTATTGTACTGGAGTCTTAAGATGTCTATGCCGATATTGCTTGGATTTATCTTTACTCTTAATGAATGAAGTGCTTCACAGTCACAGGGTTGCTTATGAAAAAAGGTTAAAGTTCAGGATGCTTTTGTAAATTCTCTAGTGAAAACAGGTATCCATAGTAACATACCATTTTCAACTTGAAGTGTCCtggaaatgctgaaaataagtgCTCCGTTCCATCTGAGTGTGCAGTTATACGTTCCCTCACTGGATCGGTCAGCGCTGTGGATGATGATGTGGGCAGTGTTGTTGTAGATCAGCGTTGTGTTAGCAGTAGgttctctgtccctttcccagTCCAGTGTAGCTGAATCTGGAAGGTGCGATACTTCACAGCTCCTGATCACATCAGAACCTTCTTTTACACTGGACCAGCAAGATGGTTCCACTGCAGGAGCAAAGAGCAATTGATTTTGAGAATACTGTCAACCTTTTCATCAAATCATTGAGAGGGCAACATCTCAAAACCAGTAATTGAATTTAAACCAAAATACAGTCCTCCAAGTCTGTGTTGGAAATTTGACAAACAACATATAAGAGTGAATTTACCTTTTACAGTGAACACTTCAACCTGGGCCAAGCTTACTTTCTCAGGTTTAGtttgaataaaagtaaaaattcctCCATCTTCTGACTCCGGTTCCAGATAAATGTCATACTTCCCTTGTTTTGTAATAGACCCCTTCTTAAATTCCCACAAATAATTTCCATCGGACTGTATAGTTATTATCCGAGTGTTTGTGTAGCTTCCATCATGTGACGTCCACTCCCAGATGAATTCTGTCCCGTTGGTCTCAGCAGGGGCTTGTAGAGAGACCCCCTGTATCTCGCCAGAAAGGCAGTATTTGTACTGTACCaacactgcagaaagagaaaaatataccAAATACAGAAATACTACTGAGCACAAGACATAATATTGCTTTTCAGGATGGAGGCGAATTGCAGTTAGTTCATTAAAGTTAAACTTAGATTTATAAAtggagataaaaatgaaatcctTGCAGCTCTGATTAATATTTTTGCTATATGTTACACTGGGATGGGAAAGTATTGCTTGTACTGGTTATAGTCATGGTTTTAGATGCAAGATCTgcatcattactttttttttttgtcctcaatGTGGTTGTAGCATAATACCAAGTTATTATCTTTCGTGGTGTTACTTCCTGTAGTGGAAAGCTGGCAAAACATAAATAGCTTGAAATTAGAACTGTTTGCTGTGCTCTTAATCATAAATTAACACCTTTAGCTTCtgttaatgttttgtattataaaataattccaTTCAAATGTTTCACGCACGATTGTGGTTAGTGTATGGAGTAAAAGTCCTTTGACTATAAAGTAACTTTATAAAACAACTTCATGAATTTTCATATAGCCCTGAATATATTCtgatttaataatattttaatagcattatcattaattatttgaaattagaatttcacatttaaaacatctGAGTACCTGCCTGGCATTGGTGCATAAAATTACACGGTGAGCAccatgaatttttaaatatttttttttggttccgtactccacaattttagatttgtaataaaacaattcactcacatttatacattttggtttcagcatgtagaatttacaacattttttataaacatAAGTAAGCTTCACAAGAGTTTCTAATTAGTCAGGAGTGTTCAGTTGCTTCTCCAGTGCAGGTATAATACACCTTTCAGTATCTTGTCTTGGTTCTTGCCTTTGATTGCCTCTGGAGTCTGTTACTGGCATTTGTCAAAATGAGGGCAATAGTTGTGACAGGGaatgtcaaggaagccattatgaggctgagaaatacaaagaaaaacaccttATGCTAACCACaaccaactgtttggaacatcattaagaagaaggAAAGCCCTGGTGAGCTTATAAATCACCAAGAGCcaacagagcaaaaaaaaattttgtttatgttttttaaattgttttttcaaacattaCGGTGCTTGTGGATCTTTTATTGTAATGGTACAAATCTGTGTCACCCCATCCTTCCCTTATAAGTAAGActgtttttcaaacaaattgattcgtttttttttaaacattatttttttctttaccatgTCTTCCCGTGTGATTGAAATATAGTTTAGTTTTCTTtagtaaaatgaatgaaaaaaattgtcAATTATGATATTGATCATCATAcattagtttacattttttgagatttataaataaataaatgtataattaaggCAGAAAGAGGGACTCACCCTTAGCTGAAAGTCTGTGACAGTATCCTGATATCCACAACAGGATCCACAACTGTACCATTGCCATGGCTGATGCCCTATGCAGACCTTCTTACTGATGTCTAACCTTTATACAAGGTATACTTTACAGGAAATGCCTGAACAAAAAGGAAGTACCTCATCTGACATTTGGCTTGACAAGCTGGGTGCAAGCAAGCAAAACCACACTGAGATGCtttgagtctgtgtgcaaataaaccCTTAAGAGTTTGGACAGAAGGCCAAATAGCCGTCACCACTGCTATGTCCTAAGAAATCACAACAGGCTGAGCTGGGAAAACACTGAGAAAATTGCAGTTATTTGTCCTGTTTATACAATTCTAAATAGTCAGGTCCTCCTGTTCTCACTacctttgtaaaaataaataaataaataaataaataaaaactcaatttCTTTCAACTGCCAGAGGTGATCATTACATCATCACTAGGCTGTTCAGTGATgaacattctagtcacatatttgtgatcttacacccgTTAAAGGGAAATCTACTAATAGCTCATCCAGGTCTGCAGTAGGGTGGGGACTGCATAGTTTCAGAAAGGAAAAGCGCTTTTAGAGActctgcattcacatttattaataaaccGTGGTGCTTTGTACTTACAAAATGCACTGGTTCACCCTTCAGCTACACACTGAACTTATCACAGCTgtattctggaacattctgcaCAAACTTGCTGGACATGTCAGTAGCGTCTTGTGGCATTTAACACCTTTAGTTCAGGTTATAGAATGGTCTTTTATTTGTTCCCAAACTtgatacagtattttaatatttatttggagtgaaatgttcacaaataagacaaaaaaaaacaaaaactttagtGCCTTTTGGTTGCCTAATTGTTTAGtccaaatgtaacatttttgactggaccgcaacagcggggccagccctacaaatgagcatgtctgtgactgagtgattgatCAAGTTACACCATCGGTATGCCGAGTTATgacgttacaccattggtcggctagatgaagtgtgttaggtccagccatacactaggaGTTGACCTGgtcttattttaattatatatatttcagttggatTGTGATATGAAGTGAAGATCAAAGAGATGTATGTAAGGCACatagtgtgcagtgttaacTCGCTGTGATTCTCGTCTGGTACAGAATCACTAACAGTGTCTCGTTGATTTTGGGCAGCAGCACCCCATTACATATCACTATTGGGTTCAAACATTCCCATGCAATGGTATTTCTGTTAAGCCTGTTTCTTCCACTCAGCAGTTTTAATCTTGGTCCTTTGGAAGTTGATGGTGTTCCTCTAacatgttattttcattttttctggcCTCTTTTGAAAAGGGATGTAGCAGCTTATTGTAAACTATGTCACACATGTCAGGTCACTGGTAAACCCAACCAGTAAGTACTTACTAACCGTGATGTGTAAAAGTACGCATTATTCTGCTGCTTTCCATTGCGTTCCATTACGACTAAGCCAGTACTGAAAGCTTTAACTTGCTTTATGTCCACCTTTGGTGTTGCTAAAGTCCTACAAACAGATCAAGGAAGTAATTTTATGTCCCGTACTTTTGCCcaagtaattacattacattacaggcatttagcagacgctcttatccagagcgacttacacaactttttacatagcactttacattgtatccatttggatatatccagctggatatatactgaagcaatgcaggttaagtaccttgctcaagggtacaatggcagcgtCCTTACcctggaatcgaacctgcgacctttcggttacaagcggttacaagcgcagttccttacccactgtgccacactccgtccgtgATCATACAGCTTCAAATTAAACACAATATTTGTAGTGCTTAGCATCCAGATTTGCAGAGGGCGCTGGAAAGATTCCATCAGACAATTAAGTCTATGTTACGTGCCTACTGTACGGAACTCTCTCAGGATTGGGAAGAGGGCTTGCCCTGGCTGTTGCTTGCCATACGTGAGGTTTCTCAGGAGAGTACAGGGTTCAGTCCCAATGAGCTAGTTTTTGGTCACACAGTTCGTGGCCCACTAGCTGTACTTGGTGACCACTGGAAAAGTGTTGTGCCTCCTGACAATATTGTAAGTTATGTGAATGACTTCCGCTGTCGCTTGCATCATGCCTGTGCTGCAGCTCAGAAAAAACTTGGCAATGCACAAGACAAAATGAAGAGTCTTTTTGATCGCAAGGCCAAGAGCCGCCAGTTTGAGCCTGGGGATCAGGTTTTGGTTTTGCTGCCCATCGTAGGTTCCCCTTTTCAAGCAAAGTTCACTGGGCCCTATGTTGTAAAAAGCCGCATGTCTGAGCGTGACTACTTGGTTCACACACCTAATATAAGGAAGAAGGTGCAGTGGTGTCATGTGAACCTGTTAAAGCCTTATCACTCTGTTCAGattcagaggtcagaggtgaggggtgagggtgcTTCTTCAGGTGAAATATCGAAGCCAAAAGCAGTGATGTCTGCAGTAATCTCAGATGTGCCACTGCCTTCTGAAGACTTTGAGGTCCCATCACAAGCCATTCTTACAGGGAGGTTAAAGAACTCGGCATATTTGAACAGTTTGGAAACCCAGCTAGGTCACTTGCAAGTTGCTCAACGTGCAGATTTGAAAAGGTTGATTAACTCTCATCTTTCTCTGGCCAGGCACCagctggtaaatggtaaatggtaaaccAGCTGGTGCCTGGGCACCtccatttttgtttggtttttcttcGGTTGTTGCACCCTttaacacctacacacaccatACTGTTTTCATTGCATCCACCCATGCATACGCATACATTACTGATTTCACACCCAATTTCTTGATCTTTCATTTAGTTCAATAAACTTTTGTTAAGACAACCGTTGCTACCGTGTGGACCTCCCCTTCTTTGTTATGGCCTAACCGAGCCGGGCACAACAGTCAGTCACACTGTCAATCAGTGGAGGACCCAGGATTCCTATGATATGTTATTTTGACATCCGTCCTTGAATCACAAATAGACAGCGGTACAGTATATTACTATATTACTGTGTTTTGCTGGTGAGTTATTGAGAACTGAGTAATGCCATTGTAAAGTTTTCACCCATGCAGGATGGTTTTCTatgatacactacatgaccaaaagtatctggac from Anguilla rostrata isolate EN2019 unplaced genomic scaffold, ASM1855537v3 scaf1163, whole genome shotgun sequence carries:
- the LOC135247231 gene encoding uncharacterized protein LOC135247231 isoform X4, with the translated sequence MEVDKERFSSERYDGYNFPLRISPVKFGESGRYFCFCESYPMASVTLGTVQVLVQYKYCLSGEIQGVSLQAPAETNGTEFIWEWTSHDGSYTNTRIITIQSDGNYLWEFKKGSITKQGKYDIYLEPESEDGGIFTFIQTKPEKVSLAQVEVFTVKVEPSCWSSVKEGSDVIRSCEVSHLPDSATLDWERDREPTANTTLIYNNTAHIIIHSADRSSEGTYNCTLRWNGALIFSISRTLQVENGMLLWIPVFTREFTKAS